One segment of Arcanobacterium phocae DNA contains the following:
- a CDS encoding fumarate reductase/succinate dehydrogenase flavoprotein subunit, translating into MTETLIEGLYRAGEPIADTKAPTGPIGDKWEQRKFNARLVNPANRRKLNVIVVGTGLAGGAGAASLGEMGYNVKAFFYQDSARRAHSIAAQGGINAAKNYKNDNDSTYRLFYDTIKGGDYRSRETNVYRLAEVSANIIDQCVAQGVPFAREYGGLLDNRSFGGVQVSRTFYARGQTGQQLLIGAYQALMRQVKAGTVEAFPRHEMVELIVIDGRARGIVARDMVTGEIETHLADAVVLGTGGYGNVFFLSTNAMGCNATAIWRAHRKGAYFGNPCFTQIHPTCIPQHGSSQSKLTLMSESLRNDGRIWVPKKAEDCKKDPRDIPEEDRDYYLERIYPAFGNLVPRDIASRQAKNMCDEGRGVGPEIDGVARGVYLDFSDAINRMGKDVVSAKYGNLFDMYKQITGDDPYEVPMRIYPAVHYTMGGLWVDYDLQSSIPGLFVTGEANFSDHGANRLGASALMQGLADGYFVLPNTINDYLADGPFEKISEDHPEVVKVRQEVEKQIEFFVNNKGTRSVDSFHKELGHIMWEYCGMERSEEGLKKAIGMIRELRKDFWQNVRVPGDPDELNQSLEKAGRVADFFELGELMCIDALHRRESCGGHFRAESQTEEGEALRDDVNFAYVAAWEWGGEDGAPILHKEDLKYEFVEMKQRSYK; encoded by the coding sequence ATGACTGAAACTTTGATCGAAGGCCTGTACCGCGCAGGCGAACCAATCGCGGATACCAAAGCGCCAACTGGCCCAATTGGGGATAAGTGGGAACAACGCAAGTTTAATGCACGGCTTGTGAACCCAGCTAACCGTCGCAAGCTGAACGTCATTGTCGTCGGCACCGGTCTTGCCGGTGGTGCTGGCGCTGCTTCGCTCGGTGAAATGGGATATAACGTCAAGGCGTTCTTCTACCAGGATTCAGCTCGTCGAGCACACTCGATTGCTGCTCAGGGCGGAATTAACGCGGCGAAGAACTATAAGAACGATAACGATTCGACCTATCGTTTGTTCTACGACACCATCAAGGGCGGCGACTACCGCTCCCGTGAGACCAACGTGTATCGACTGGCTGAAGTCTCGGCTAACATTATCGATCAGTGTGTGGCTCAAGGCGTTCCGTTTGCTCGTGAATACGGTGGTTTACTTGATAACCGCTCGTTCGGAGGCGTTCAGGTTTCACGTACGTTCTACGCGCGTGGCCAAACAGGTCAGCAGCTGTTGATTGGTGCGTACCAAGCGTTGATGCGCCAGGTCAAGGCAGGTACCGTTGAGGCCTTCCCGCGCCATGAAATGGTTGAATTGATCGTCATTGACGGTCGTGCTCGCGGTATTGTCGCTCGTGACATGGTCACTGGCGAAATCGAAACCCACTTGGCTGATGCTGTTGTGCTGGGTACTGGCGGTTATGGAAACGTCTTCTTCTTGTCCACTAACGCGATGGGATGTAACGCAACTGCTATTTGGCGTGCACACCGCAAGGGTGCCTACTTCGGCAATCCGTGCTTCACCCAGATTCACCCAACCTGTATTCCGCAGCATGGTTCTTCGCAGTCTAAGCTCACCTTGATGTCTGAGTCGTTGCGTAACGATGGCCGTATTTGGGTACCGAAGAAGGCTGAGGATTGCAAGAAGGATCCACGCGATATTCCAGAAGAAGATCGCGATTACTACCTCGAGCGTATCTACCCAGCGTTCGGAAACCTTGTTCCTCGAGACATTGCTTCGCGTCAGGCAAAGAATATGTGTGACGAAGGCCGTGGCGTTGGTCCAGAAATCGACGGCGTGGCACGTGGTGTTTACCTCGACTTCTCGGATGCTATTAACCGTATGGGCAAGGATGTTGTTTCTGCTAAGTACGGCAACTTGTTTGATATGTACAAGCAGATTACTGGTGACGATCCATACGAAGTACCAATGCGCATTTATCCTGCAGTCCACTACACTATGGGTGGTTTGTGGGTAGATTACGATCTGCAGTCATCGATCCCAGGTCTGTTTGTTACGGGCGAGGCTAACTTCTCTGACCACGGTGCAAACCGGTTGGGCGCGTCCGCGCTCATGCAGGGTCTTGCTGACGGTTACTTTGTACTCCCGAACACTATTAACGATTACTTGGCTGATGGTCCGTTTGAGAAGATCAGCGAAGATCATCCAGAGGTAGTTAAGGTACGTCAAGAAGTCGAAAAGCAGATCGAATTCTTTGTTAACAACAAGGGCACCCGATCAGTTGATTCCTTCCATAAAGAACTTGGCCATATCATGTGGGAATACTGTGGTATGGAGCGTAGCGAGGAAGGCCTAAAGAAAGCTATCGGTATGATTCGAGAGCTACGTAAGGACTTCTGGCAGAACGTTCGCGTTCCAGGCGATCCAGATGAGTTGAACCAGTCTTTGGAGAAGGCCGGCCGTGTCGCTGACTTCTTCGAACTAGGTGAGCTTATGTGTATCGATGCTCTCCATCGTCGGGAATCCTGTGGTGGTCATTTCCGCGCTGAATCCCAGACCGAGGAAGGCGAAGCACTTCGTGATGACGTTAACTTCGCTTATGTCGCCGCCTGGGAGTGGGGTGGAGAAGACGGAGCACCAATTCTCCACAAAGAAGATCTGAAGTACGAATTCGTCGAGATGAAGCAGCGGAGCTACAAGTGA
- a CDS encoding succinate dehydrogenase/fumarate reductase iron-sulfur subunit, which yields MKINLEFWRQDGRGDQGHFDTHTLADVDETASFLEMLDQLNEELFAKGEEPVAFDSDCREGICGQCGIVINGDPHGPLVTTTCQLHMRSFKDGDTITIEPWRSTAFPVLKDLVVDRSALDRIVQAGGYISVNTGAAPDAHAVPVPKDHADRAFEAAACIGCGACVAACPNGSAMLFTSAKVMHLGLLPQGQPERLDRVVKMLAQHDSEGFGGCTNVGACAAACPKEVPLELISMLNRDLMKSMAHGR from the coding sequence GTGAAAATCAATCTTGAATTTTGGCGGCAAGACGGCCGTGGCGATCAGGGTCATTTCGATACCCATACCCTCGCCGATGTCGATGAGACAGCATCTTTCTTGGAGATGCTTGATCAACTAAACGAAGAACTCTTTGCCAAGGGCGAAGAGCCAGTTGCATTCGATTCTGACTGCCGTGAAGGTATCTGTGGACAATGTGGCATCGTTATTAACGGCGACCCGCACGGCCCATTGGTGACAACCACCTGTCAGCTTCATATGCGTTCCTTCAAGGACGGTGACACCATCACTATTGAGCCTTGGCGTTCTACTGCGTTCCCGGTCCTCAAGGATTTGGTTGTAGATCGTTCTGCGTTGGATCGCATTGTGCAAGCTGGTGGATACATCTCCGTTAACACCGGTGCGGCCCCAGATGCACACGCAGTACCAGTTCCTAAAGACCATGCAGATCGTGCTTTCGAAGCCGCTGCTTGTATCGGATGTGGTGCGTGTGTAGCAGCCTGCCCGAACGGTTCCGCAATGCTATTTACCTCGGCAAAGGTTATGCACCTTGGTCTGCTTCCACAGGGACAGCCAGAGCGTCTCGATCGTGTTGTGAAGATGTTGGCTCAGCACGATTCTGAAGGCTTTGGTGGATGCACCAACGTTGGCGCATGTGCAGCTGCCTGCCCGAAAGAAGTGCCGCTTGAGCTTATTTCGATGCTCAACCGTGACTTGATGAAGTCAATGGCACACGGTCGCTGA